The nucleotide window CGCGTCCCGGGCCTCACGCAGGCGGTTCGCCTGGAAGTGGTCCGCGCCGCGCTGAAGTAGGTCGGGAATGGTGAGTCGCTCGGGCGGCATAATTGGGCGAAGCCGGGAGTGAGGACCGCAGACGAACGGCAGGCCGCGAATCCGTGTCGGAACCGTCCGGTGGTCGTATGTCTGATATTTTAGCCAACGTGCCAGGGGCCTACAAGTGCGGCTCATCAACACCGTTAATCCCACATCAGCCGTTTCTGGCTCCCCGGCAAAACTCAGTCACTCCTAAGGCAAGTCGGTGCCGCGGGGGGGCTCCAGACTGGGAGCCCCGAGCGTAGCGCTAAAAACGACTCCACGTGATACGCATAAGTCATTTAGAAGCCTGATTTTGTTGCCACTTGAACGGGTGCCATCGGGGGCTGGATTGGCCGACCACACGGACCTTATCTGCGGGTTGTGCAGATGATTCGTGGGTAGCAAACGGGTAGCAACGCGCCAGTTCCCCGCCAGCAGTTGTCCAGTCGACGCCCTCGTCGGCGTCCATCAGCGGCGCTGTAACCCCCCGTTACACCTCGCAGCGGATGCCACTGGGATCGTTCTCGACGGCCACAGCCGGGGATTCTGGGAGAGATCGCTCCGCGCGGCTCCTGGACGCAACCGGCTCGCGAGTGTCCGCTTGCCGTCTCGTCGGCGCTGTAACCCCCCGTTACACTTTGCATCCCAAGTTCACAGTGCGGTTGCGTGGTCCGTTGCGAATACGGGTCTTTGTGGTCCAGGCCGGACTGCCTGTGCGGCGGTCAAAGGGGGCACAACCAGGACTGTCAGTGCAACAAGAAGTAGACGCCGCCAACTGGACCCGCCCCCTAAGGTACAGATGGCACGTCGGGATGATCCCGAGTGTCTATTTGCGCCGCAGAGCGAGCTTGCACCCCGCTCGATCAAGTACACGCGGCCAGAGATCGTCAAAGCGGTCCTGTACTTATCCCGAGGCGGGTGCCCGTGCCGCAAGTTCCCGCACGACTTGCAGCCGTGGAAGACGGTTTCGCACTACCTTTATACGTGTCGCGCGGCCGGGGTCTGGGAGCAGGTGCACAATGCGCTGCGGTCCGAGATCCGGGCGTCCGCCGGGTGGGAACCAATCCCGAGTGCCGGCATCATAGACTCCCAGTCGGTGAAGGCCACTGATACATGAACCGGTCGTGGGTGTCGCTTTCTGACGAGCCGGATCGTCCAGGAGCGGTCGCGCCTGTGCCGCTCCAGGCGGTCTCGTGAAGGACAGCGACACCCACGACCGGGCACAAGGACGAGAACGGGCGGCTTTTTGCGGCCCGTGCTTCTGGAGCGCCGTTTTGACAGGATCGACAGGATGAACAGGATAAAGACCGATCGGTTTTAAATCCTGTTCATCCTGTCGATCCTGTCAAAACGGCCTTCGCATCCGTATCGCGCGTTCGTGCCCCACTCTCGGCGGTCGCCGCCCTTCGAGAAATACTGCGACACGACCACTGGGAACGTGTATGAGGCCGGCAGCCCGAAGGGTCTGACGGGGGCAAGACGGTGCCGGGTGGTAAGCGGCACGTGCTTGTGGACACGCTCGGGCGGATCTGGGGCGTGGCCACGTGGCTACTGGAGATCGTTACCGGGCGTCCATGGCAGAAGACGTTCGAGGTGCAACCGCGGCGGTATGTGGTGGCACGCACGTTCGGCCAGTTCTGCCGGTATCGGCGACTGTCCGAGGACTACAAGCACAACACCGCGAGAAGCGAGGCCGGGATCGACTTACATCGCTCCGATCCATCGCATGTCCCGCGATAGCCTGCCCGAGAATAACAAGGATCAAGACCTCATGCGGAAGCCGCCCAAGGCCCCAGAAAACTAGCTTCGAGACTGCCTCTAAAATAGCGTTCCGACTGTCACGGTGGCACGAGGGTTCGCGTCGGCCATCGCCCTGGGAGAGGGCCGCTCAAGGCACCTCTGCTAAACCAAACGAAACAGTGGGTGCGGAATGCGACACTATCGGCTTAACTCGCTTCACGAGCGAAACGGGCGTCTGTACCTCCGAGAGGAGCCGTTCTCGGGCGTCGCTTACGAGGTGATTGGTGACCAAGTGGTCGCGAACTACCTCGTAAGCGACGGTGTGCGCGGCGGACCAGCGGCCGACTGGACGTCCGACCGACCGCGTGTCCTGTACCAAGCGATCGTCCCCGTTACGCCGGATGAGATCGACGATCAGCACCCCGAAGTGGGCGAATATTTCGGAGGCGCCCTCTTCGACGGAGTTTCCTACTTGTTTGATGAAGATACGGGCATGCTCTTGGAGGAGACCGACTTCGATCCGGACAAGGGGCCGAGCCGGGCCTAGTACTCGTCCGGCGCACTACGCGAGGAATTCGATCGTATGCGGCAGGACGGGCTCCGAGAGTCGGTGACCCACGACGAGAGAGGGAACGTTCTCTCGGTCAAGATGTGGCGAATGGCGTGGAACCTGACGCCCGAGTTTCGGCTCCGGACGCTCCGCCTCGTGCCGGAGTATCCGAAAGGCGATCTTCAGCGAGTGCCCTTTCAGGTTGATTCGAGGCTTCGCCTCTCTTCCGAAGGGGTTACCGACCAGATCGTCGAGTGGCTGGACGGGCTGCAACGGTTGGAATACCTCAGTCTCGACGACACAGAATTACGGCGGCGGGCTTGATGCGGTTCGCAGCTTGCTCGGGTTTGCGTGAACTGGTCACGCGCGGCAATAAGGGATTTGGAGACGAAAACGTTCGGGGCTTGCTCGCCCATCATCCTCATTGCAAGTGGGACCGCCGCTCTTGACATCTCAGATGTCCGAGATGCAGTGATGTCGTCAGGTTGGGTCCAAGCGCCGTAGCTTACTCGATTCCACTGACGTCGATCTTGATGCCCTCGTTCCCCTTGGCCTTGTCTTCGCCCATTTTCTTCAGTGGGATGTGGTCGTGTCCCGACGCGCCACTATCGGGGAGAAACTTCAGACCGCCGGCATCCGGCGCGGCGCCGCGACCGGCGTTCGGCCCAGATTGTACGCCGGACGCAAGGAACCAACCGGTGCCCATCAGGAGCGCCACGGAAGCCGCAAGCGTGAACCGCGCGCGGGCCGCGTTGTCGCGCGCACGCGCCGGTACACTCGGCGCCTTCACGGGCGCCGCGGCGGCACGGGCCACCTCAGACGGAACGACCGGAACCGGAGCTACCGGCGCCTTCGGCCACGGGGTCCGGAGTTGAGCCTTGAAGAAATCGGACAGTAGCGCGTCGAGTGCGTCTACCGACTCGGGAGAGTTCGTGTTCATGCTTGGGTTTCGCCCGTGGGTTCACCTGGGGCGAAGTCTCCGTGGGTCGTGAGTCGTTCCGCGAGCCGCTGTCGCGCACGGCTCAGGCGCATGTGAACCGCCGTCACAGCGATGTTGAGCCGCTCGGCGATCGTGTTCGCGTCGTAATCGAGGGCGTAGCGCAGGGTGAGAATCTCACGGTCCGCGGGGGCCAGTTCGTCTAGCACGGCCCGCAGTTGGGCGAACTGCTCCTGGCGTTCCATCTCGTCGGCCGGCAGCGGTTGCGAGGACCGCACGCCATTCAATAGCTCGGGCGGCTGCGTCCCGTTCCGCCGGAACGCACTTTTTGCGTAATCTTCCGCGAGGTTTCTCGCGACACGCAGCAGCCACGCCCGGGGGTTCTGGATGTCTTCGGCCCCGGCCTCCCAGTGCTTCCACAACCGCAAGAATGCCTCTTGCGTGATGTCCAGGGCGAGGTCCGAGTCCATCCACCGCGCGTACGCCAGCGCCCACACTTCCCGGCTGTGCTGCTGGTGAAGCGCCTCAAACTCCGCCCGCCGGCCGGAGCCGCGCGGGTCCGGGGGATTCGCTTCGCCTTGCGGCATCATCAGGTTCGGCACCAGGAAGCACCGTCGCCTCCGACAGAGAGACGACCCGGCGCGGGCATTCTAACTTCCTATCTCCCAAGTTCCAGGCGACCTCACTGCGCCGTCAGAACCAGGTTGTCGCGGTGAACGAGTTCTGGATACGGGACCGTGCCGAGTACCGCCGCGATTCGCTCGGTCTGGAGCCCGCGGATACGTTCCACCGCGACCGACGGGTAGTTGGTCAGGCCGCGCGCCATTTCGGCGCCGGCCGCGTCGCAAATTGATACCACGTCGCCTTTTCGGAACTCCCCCTCTACCGCGATTACGCCGACCGGCAGCAAGCTCCGCCCTTCCAGAACGGCCTGCCGGGCTCCGGCGTCGAGGTGAAACACCCCTTTCGGCCGCACCGTCAGCCCGAACCACCGCTTCCGCGACGAAACCCCTTCCCCGTGGGGGAGGAACAGTGTCCCGACCGGTTCGCCCCCGAACACGCGGTCCAGAATGCCGTCGAGCGACCCGTTCGCCATGATGACCGCTTCCCCGGCAACGGTAACGAGCCGAGCCGCCTTGAGCTTGCTCGTCATTCCCCCGGTCCCCAGCGCGCTTTTCGTCGCGGCGGCGAGGCCGGTCACCGACGCGTCAATGTTCGGAACGGTTGCCAGTAGTTTCGCATCCGGGTTGCCGCGCGGGTCGTCGGAGTAGAGGCCGTCCACGTTCGTGAGCAGGACCAGCAGCGGCGCGAGCAGCAGGTTCGTGACCATCGCGGCGAGGTGGTCGTTGTCGCCGAACTTGATTTCGGCCACCGACACGGTGTCGTTTTCGTTGATGATCGGCAGCGCGCCGTACTCGAACAGTGTTGCAATTGTGTTGCGGGCGTTCAGGTAACGGGCGCGGTTCTCGAAGTCGCTGGCGGTCAGGAGAATTTGGGCGGTGTGGACCCCGTACCGCGACAGGCTCTCCTGGTAGAGTTGCATCAGCGCGGACTGCCCCACCGCGGCACACGCCTGAAGGTGGGCCAGGTCGGCCGGGCGCTTCCCGAGGCCGAGCTTCCCGACCCCGGCGCCGATCGCCCCGGACGTCACCAGAACAACCTTTCGGCCGCCCGCGCGGATCCGGTGGAGTTGGTCCGCGAGAGAATCGATGCGGTGCCGGTCCAGACGCCCGGTCGGATCGGCGAGAACGTTTGTGCCGACCTTGATGACGACCGTTCCGGCCCCCGCAACGACATCCTGGCGCACCGGATCGATCATGGCTCTTCCCCGCGTACCGAAAAGGACTGCGGTTGTGGTAACTCCGATCGCGGTCCCGGACAAGTGACGCTCATGGCCGGTTTTCTGCGTCTTGACGGGGGCCGGGAAATGGTTTCGAGGCTGTAACAGAGCGGAACTTTTCTTTGACTCCACCCGGCAGGGGTGGCTAAGATCTTTTCACGGGTGGCCATTCGCTTCTCTCCTCGAATGTCGACCGTGACGGTTCCGCCGAATGCGTGACAAGGGAGATTACGCAATGACCGCGTGGGCCTCAATCCGCCGGTTGCTTGCCGCCGGCACGCTCGCGTTCGCGGCCTTTGCGATCCCGCTCCCGGCCTCCGGCGCGCCGGAGCCGAGACCCGTCCGACCGTCGAAGCCCACCCCCACGCAGCTCCGCGAACTGGCCGAAAAGGCTGAAAAGACCGGTGACTGGGAAGCGGCCTTCAACAACTACTGTCTGCTCTTCGTCGCCGACCGCTCGGCCCTTGATGTACGGGAAAAGCTCAACACCGCGCTCCGGCACACGCAGCAACTCCGCCGGCACCGCGACCCGGCGTTTCAGCAGTTCGTCACTGGGATGCCGCTCGACGGCGGGCTGGACCTGCTCGCCGAGGTGTTCCAAAAGCTCCCCGGGATGTACGCCGACCGCGATAAGGCGACCGCCCAGAACCTGTGGGCGCATGCGATCCGAGAACTCGACCGGGCGTTCGGTAGCCCGGCGTTCAAGCAGGCGTTCCTCGACAACCCGCGGTCCGACAAGGTCGACCAGTTCCGCGCGCAGCTCCGCGAGCACTGGGCACGCCGGCCGATCGCGGACCACAAGGAGGCCCGCTCCGGGATGCGGCGCCTGATCGCGGTCGCCCAGGACCACTTCACGCTCAAAGCGCCCGCGGCCCTGGCCGTCGAGGCCGCCAGCGGTGCGTGCAGCGGGCTCGACGAGTACACGGTGTTCCTCACCCCCGCAACGGGAACGGAAGCGAACGCGGTGCCCGACTTGGCCGCGGCCGGGCTCTACCTCGGGGCGATCCATGACGCCGTGGTGATCGAAGGGGTGACCCCGAACTCGTGGTTCGCGCTGACGTACCCTCACGTGCGGCGCGGCGACCGGGTGGTGCGGGCGAACAACCGCACGATCGACCCGGTGACGTTACCCGCCGTCGCAGGGGCGCTGCGGGCGCCGATCGAGGGGGCTCACCACCTCGACCTCCGCGGCGCGGAGGACGACGCCAAGATTCAGGTCCGAATTCCTGTTACAATCCCCTCGGTGTACGGCACCCGAATGCTGCCCGACAAGCCGGTCGGGTACACGCGGATCGGGCACTTCCAGGCGTCTACACCCCGGGACCTCGATGAGGCACTCAACGCCCTCAAGACCGCCGGCGCGCGGGCGGCCGTGATCGACCTGCGAGGCAACCACGGCGGGTCGTTCCTCGCGGCGGTCGAGACCGCCCGGCGGCTGCTGCCGACCGGCCTCATCGTGACCACGCAGGGGCAGGTGGGCGAGGTCGCGAACCGGGCCTTCTCGTCCGTGACCGGCATGGCCGCACACGACGTTCCCATCGTGCTGCTCATCGACGCCGAAACCGCCTCGGCCGCGGAGGTGCTCGCGGCGGCCCTCAAGGACAACAACCGTGCGACGCTCGTCGGGGTGCCGAGCTTCGGAAAGGGCAGCGTGCAGTACCCGCTGCGGCTGGTAACGCTCGACGACGTCGAGCCGGGATCGGGGAAGTCCGGAAAAGCGCCCAAAGCGGGCACGGTGCGCGTCACCATCGCCCGGCTGATCGCGCCCACCAGCGGCCCGATTACGGGCACGGGGGTCGGGCCGCACCTCGTGGAAGCGGACCCGGTTCTCCAGCTCGAACTCGCCGCCGAGAAGGCCGAAGAGCTGGGGCACATGCCACCGGGCACGCCACTGCCGAGTCCTGGGGCGCCGATGAGCCCGTGACCGCCGGCGCCGTATCATAGCCTTTATGACCGCTCCGCAAATGTCCCCGGCGGAACTCGAGTCCGCCGCCACACTCGTACACCTGGCGCTCGCCGAGGACCTCGGCCCCACGGGCGACCGCACCAGTCTGGCGACCGTCCCCGAATCCACCCGTGCAACGGCGGCGTTCGTCGCGCGGGGGCCGGGCGTTGTCGCCGGGCTCCCCGTCGCGGCGCTGGTGTGCCGCGATGTCAGCCCCGGGTTACAATTCACTCCACTCGTTCCCGACGGTACGGTCACAACGCGCGGCACACGGGTCGCAACCGTCTCGGGGCCACTGCGAGCAGTGCTCGCGGCCGAGCGGACCGCCCTCAACTTCCTCCAGCGTCTGAGCGGGGTCGCCAGCCTCACGCGCAAATACCTCGACGCCGCGGCCGGGCATCGGGCGCAGGTGCTCGACACCCGTAAAACCACCCCGGGCTGGCGGCTGCTCGAAAAGTACGCCGTTCGTACCGGCGGCGGAACGAACCACCGCGTCGGTCTGTATGACGGCATTCTCATCAAGGACAACCACCTCGCGGGCCTCGGCGGCGACGTGCGTGCGGCGGTCGTGGCCGCCCGAGAGTACCCCGGAAACGCCGGCCTCCCGGTCGAGGT belongs to Gemmata obscuriglobus and includes:
- a CDS encoding IS5/IS1182 family transposase, with amino-acid sequence MARRDDPECLFAPQSELAPRSIKYTRPEIVKAVLYLSRGGCPCRKFPHDLQPWKTVSHYLYTCRAAGVWEQVHNALRSEIRASAGWEPIPSAGIIDSQSVKATDT
- a CDS encoding RNA polymerase sigma factor; its protein translation is MPNLMMPQGEANPPDPRGSGRRAEFEALHQQHSREVWALAYARWMDSDLALDITQEAFLRLWKHWEAGAEDIQNPRAWLLRVARNLAEDYAKSAFRRNGTQPPELLNGVRSSQPLPADEMERQEQFAQLRAVLDELAPADREILTLRYALDYDANTIAERLNIAVTAVHMRLSRARQRLAERLTTHGDFAPGEPTGETQA
- the proB gene encoding glutamate 5-kinase; the protein is MIDPVRQDVVAGAGTVVIKVGTNVLADPTGRLDRHRIDSLADQLHRIRAGGRKVVLVTSGAIGAGVGKLGLGKRPADLAHLQACAAVGQSALMQLYQESLSRYGVHTAQILLTASDFENRARYLNARNTIATLFEYGALPIINENDTVSVAEIKFGDNDHLAAMVTNLLLAPLLVLLTNVDGLYSDDPRGNPDAKLLATVPNIDASVTGLAAATKSALGTGGMTSKLKAARLVTVAGEAVIMANGSLDGILDRVFGGEPVGTLFLPHGEGVSSRKRWFGLTVRPKGVFHLDAGARQAVLEGRSLLPVGVIAVEGEFRKGDVVSICDAAGAEMARGLTNYPSVAVERIRGLQTERIAAVLGTVPYPELVHRDNLVLTAQ
- a CDS encoding S41 family peptidase, whose amino-acid sequence is MTAWASIRRLLAAGTLAFAAFAIPLPASGAPEPRPVRPSKPTPTQLRELAEKAEKTGDWEAAFNNYCLLFVADRSALDVREKLNTALRHTQQLRRHRDPAFQQFVTGMPLDGGLDLLAEVFQKLPGMYADRDKATAQNLWAHAIRELDRAFGSPAFKQAFLDNPRSDKVDQFRAQLREHWARRPIADHKEARSGMRRLIAVAQDHFTLKAPAALAVEAASGACSGLDEYTVFLTPATGTEANAVPDLAAAGLYLGAIHDAVVIEGVTPNSWFALTYPHVRRGDRVVRANNRTIDPVTLPAVAGALRAPIEGAHHLDLRGAEDDAKIQVRIPVTIPSVYGTRMLPDKPVGYTRIGHFQASTPRDLDEALNALKTAGARAAVIDLRGNHGGSFLAAVETARRLLPTGLIVTTQGQVGEVANRAFSSVTGMAAHDVPIVLLIDAETASAAEVLAAALKDNNRATLVGVPSFGKGSVQYPLRLVTLDDVEPGSGKSGKAPKAGTVRVTIARLIAPTSGPITGTGVGPHLVEADPVLQLELAAEKAEELGHMPPGTPLPSPGAPMSP
- the nadC gene encoding carboxylating nicotinate-nucleotide diphosphorylase codes for the protein MTAPQMSPAELESAATLVHLALAEDLGPTGDRTSLATVPESTRATAAFVARGPGVVAGLPVAALVCRDVSPGLQFTPLVPDGTVTTRGTRVATVSGPLRAVLAAERTALNFLQRLSGVASLTRKYLDAAAGHRAQVLDTRKTTPGWRLLEKYAVRTGGGTNHRVGLYDGILIKDNHLAGLGGDVRAAVVAAREYPGNAGLPVEVEVDTLEQLEHALAVKADIVLLDNMTLDQLRAAVARRDVSSPTTLLEASGGVNLETVRDIAGTGVDRISVGALTHSAPALDIGLDYLS